TCATTAGCCAATACAAAACCTTTAGATTTTCTTTTATATCCCCTACTCAAAACCGCTATGTTAGTTTTGTCTTGTAATAAACGAATCAAATACTCAATTTGCGGAGTTTTTCCTGTTCCCCCTACACTTAAATTCCCAACCGTAATGATAGGAATATCAAATGAGGTAGATTTAAAAAAACCAAAATCATACATTAGGTTTCTAAAAGACACAATAATTCCATATAAAACAGAAAATGGTAAAAGTAAAATTCTTAATATCGTAATGAAATTCATTTGTGCTATATCAGTTATATCTTAATTTCAAAACTAAAACAATTCCATCCTAGAAACAACAAATAGAACAAAATCTGTATTTTTGAATATGAAGATTAAAGAAATTACAAGTTATATAGAAAAGTTAGCTCCACTAAGCTATGCCGAAGATTTTGACAATGTAGGTTTATTAGTGGGAAACTATCATACCGAAGTCACTGGAGTATTAGTAACTCTTGATACATTAGAACAAACTGTTGATGAAGCAATTCAAAAGAATTGTAATTTAATAGTAAGTTTTCATCCTATTATTTTTGATGGACTAAAAAAATTCAACGGAAATAGTTATGTTGAAAGAGTAGTCATGAAAGCTATTAAGCATGATATTGCTATATATGCAACTCACACCGCTTTAGACAATTCTTTTAATGGTGTAAGCGCTAAAATGTGCGAAGTATTAGAACTTAAAAACAAAGAAGTTTTAATTCCACAAAAAGGAACCATCAAAAAACTAATCACTTTTGTTCCAGTTCACAATGCTGATAGTGTTAGAGAAGCTCTTTTTGAAGTTGGTGCTGGTGCCATTGGAAATTATAGTGAATGTAGTTTTAATATTAATGGTACAGGAACCTTTAATGGAAATGAAAACTCTAATCCTGTAGTGGGTACAAAAGGGACTACTTCAAAAGAACAAGAAACGCAAATTGGCATTACTTTTCCTAAACACTTAGAAAGTAAAGTTTTAAAAACACTTCTTAAAACACATCCATACGAAGAGGTTGCTTATGAAATAACTACTTTAGAAAACACAAATCAACACATTGGTATCGGAATGATTGGAGAGTTATCAACTCCAATGCTTTCTAAAGATTTTTTAAGCTATGTTAAAAATAAAATGAATACCGAATGCATAAGACACTCTGCACCTTTGACCTCAAAAATTAAAAAAGTAGCTGTACTTGGTGGCTCTGGAAGTTTTGGTATAAATGCCGCAATAAGCAAGGGAGCTGATGCCTATATTACGGCCGATTTTAAATATCATGAATTTTATAAAGCAGAAGGAAAAATATTAATTACCGATATTGGACACTACGAAAGTGAACAGTTTACAAAAAACTTATTAGTTGATTATCTTAAAGAAAATTTTCGTAATTTTGCAATCATTTTATCGGATAAAAGTACAAACCCAATATATTACTCATAGTTATTATGGCAACTAAACAAGAAGTATCTGTAGAAGACAAGTTAAGAGCTTTATACAATTTACAATTAATCGACTCTAGAATTGATGAAATCATAAGCGTTCAAGGAGAGTTACCACTAGAGATTGAAGATTTAGACAGTGAAATTGCTGGGTTATCAACTCGTATTGAAAAATTAAATCAAGATGTTGCTGGTTTTGAAACTGAGATTTCTAACAGAAAATCAAGTATTTTAGAATCTAAAGAATTGGTTAAAAAATACACTGAACAACAAAAATCTGTTCGTAACAACAGAGAGTTTGATTCTTTAACTAAAGAGGCTGAATTTCAAGAATTAGAAATTGAATTGGCTGAAAAAAGAATCAAAGAAGCTTATGCTAAAATTGAGCAAAAAAAGGAAATTATTGCTAGAACTACTGAAAAATTAAACGCTCAACAATCTCACTTAGATCATAAAAAATCTGAATTAGATGCTATTTTAAAGGAAACTGAAAATGAGCAAAATGAGTTAAACAAACTTTCAGAGCAAATGGCTGAAAAAATTGACAACCATTTATTAGTTGCTTATAAAAGAATTAGAAAAAGTGTTGTAAATGGATTAGCTGTAGTTCCAATTGAAAGAGGTGCTGCTGGTGGATCTTACTTTACTATTCCTCCTCAAGTTCAAATTGAAATTGCTAGCCGTAAAAAAATAACTATCGATGAATATTCTGGTAGAATTTTAGTTGATGCTGCCTTAGCAGAAGAAGAAAGAGAAAAATTGTCTTCTATTATTAAATAAGAATTCAATTCTATATATATAAAAGAGCATCTGTACAGATGCTCTTTTTTTTTTACCACTTATCTACACAAAAATACCACTCACCTAAAAACTCCAAAAACAACTAGACTAGCTCTTTACTTTTGATATAGAATTATACAAACAGCTATATCATGAAAGTAACATCATTTAAATCAAAAGTTTTTTTATTGATTATCACATCAATAATTACCATAAATGCAAACGCACAAAACGAACCTTTTAACTGCGTATACAATGCTTACTTATTTCAATACAACGATGTTTATGCTGTTAATTTAGCTTCTGGAACTTCATTATTAGTTGCCGAAGACATTACAGAAAATAGTATTAACGCATCTGCTTACAATAATGTAGATGGTTATTTATGGGGATTCTTAAAAAACGAGCCTAAGACATTAATCAGAATTGGAAATGATTTTAGCACAAATAAATTCACCATTAACTCCATTCCAGATGATGCTATTTTTAGTTTTGTAGGTGATATTAATGTAGATGGAATATATCATTATAAAGTAAGTAAATCTATCTACAAAGTTGACCTAAACCCAAATTCAGATAATTACCTTGAGTTTATTGAAAGTTTTGAATTAACACAAAACATCAACGTACATGACTGGGCTTTTAATGTTAATGATAACAATTTATACACTGTAGAAAAAAACAGCAATCACCTATATAGAATCAACACTGAAACTAAAGTAATGACCGATTTAGGAATTGTTCCTATTCTTATTGGTAATGACTACACATATGGTGCTGTCTATTTTGATGTTGACGGAAACTTATATGTATCAGCAAATCAAACAGGAACAATTTATAGAATAAAAAATGTGCATAATATTACCACTAACGGTTATATTGATTCAAATCTATTTGCATATGGTCCTGCAAGCGCATCAAATGATGGTGCTAGATGCCCAAGCGCTCCTGTGCCAGATGAAGACTGTAGTAATGGAAAAGATGATGATGGTGATGGTTTAATAGACTGTGATGATCCTGCTTGTTCAGGTGTAGAATCTTGTCCTACAATTACGTTAACAACTTCGGCTAATAAAGGTGGATTAGAAAGTAACAATAGGTTATCTCAAAAAATTACAGCTAGAAACTATTTAAGAAGTAAAACAAATTATGATTTTGATAGTAAAAAAGCTCCAACATTTAAGCCTTCAAATAAAATCTATTTAGGGCAAAAAACGATGGTTGGAATAGAAGATTTTATCCCATATGATGGTGTTAAAAATACCGAAGCTAAAATTACAACACCTTCAGACTTAATCAATTTAACCAATGCTAAAAAAATATTTTCTGTAGATTACGTTAACACACAACAACAAACTGTTGCTTCTATTTTAACAATGGAAACAGAAAATGGAGTCTACGAACACACAAAATATATTTGTGATAGACTTTTAGGGGCTGAAATATTAGGGATTAATACTTTCTATATAAATGATGAAATGTTTATTAAAACAACAATCAAAAGTCCTAGTGGAGAAATTGAACACGTAATTAGTTTTGCTGTAAGTGATAATGGAAGTGGATACGATGTAGAATCACACTGGAACCTAGATAAATACACTCAAAACATTTCATATTACAACTATCAAGTTTGGTCTAATTCTGTAGATGACTTATATAGACTAACTTCTAAAATTTTAGAGATGTTTAGCAATGTAAAGCCCATCACTAGTTATAAAAACTCTACCCCTCCTTACGTTTATGTAAAGAGCGGAAACTATAAAAACGGAAAATTAACCTTAAACATTGTAAACACAAATAATGCTACAAATATTAAAATCAAAGGTGGATTAAGAGCTTCGGAAACAAGTGATACCGAAACTATTGATAGTGATATTGAAATAGACAGTTATAATACTAAAATAGAATTTGAAGCAAAATCTCTTTTTGATTTTGGTTTTAGAATTGAAGGAAATAATGGAGGTACCCCCGATGATGTGTTTATGGCTGATGGTGCTTGGGGAGTAGATGCTTCTGCTAAGAATACAGAAGTTATTAGCTTTGACGTAAGTCCACAGGAAGACATTATTACGGACGGAAGTTATATGGTAGAAAGAGGTATTAACTTATCTGCAAAAACAACTGAATACGTTTCTGTTTATAAAGCCTTTACACCAAGATTCAATGCCATCGATTTACAAGAGTACAATACCTTAAAATTAAATCTAAAAGGAACAGGTAAATTATCTATTGTAATAATGAAAGAAGATGTTCAACACTGGGAAGATCAACATAAATACACTGTAGAACTAACAAACGAAACTACCACAAAGGAAATATTATTAAGTGATTTTAAAAACAGCCATAATGAGTCTATTAAAATGTCAAACGTTACCATGATGGTTTTTGTTTTAACAAATGAAAATATTGGAACAGAAGAATATAAGTCAGTTTCATTAGAGAATATAGAATTTAAACAGGCTGAAAACCTATCTAATAACAACATAACTTTTAACCAACAAGTTCAGATAAATCCTAACCCAATAAAAACAAACACTACTATTAGTTATTATAGTAATATTAATAGTAACTATGAATTATCAATCTTTGATATTACTGGTAAAAGAATTAATATGATGACTGGTAATACACAATTGGGAAATAACAATATTAACTACAACAAAACCAACGAAGAAAATGGAGTGTATGTTTTTAAATTAAAAATTACCAATGGACAGAGTTATACAGGAAAATTGATTTTCTCTAACTAGAGAAAAAGAAAATATAAAGCACAAAAAAACCCACTTACATCGTTAAGCGGGTTTTAATTTTTTTAAAAAGCAAATATTATAAAGCTTTAACGTCTACTGCGTTTAATCCTTTTCTACCTTCTTTTAAGTCAAATTCAACTGCATCTCCTTCTCTAACTTCGTCAATTAATCCTGAGATGTGTACGAAATAATCTTGTTGTGTTTCGTCGTCAATAATAAATCCAAAACCTTTAGATTCATTAAAGAACTTTACTGTACCTTTTTTCACTGTGTAAAATATTATTTAATAAAGTACAAACATAGTATTTAAAAAATAAATCACACAATAAACTGCTTAATTTATTATTTAACAAATAACTGAAAGTCAATAAAAAAGCCTATCTATAATAGATAGGCTTTGATTTATTTTTTTAAGAAAATTATTTTAATTTCTTTTTTACTTCTACAATATGGTATGATTCAATAATATCTCCAACGGCAATATCGTTGTAGTTTTTAATCTGAACCCCACAATCATAACCTTTAGCAACTTCTTTAACATCGTCTTTAAAACGTTTTAATGTTGCTAACTCACCATCGTGAACTACAATACTATCTCTAATAATTCTAACTTTAGAATTTCTAGTAATCTTACCTTGAATAACCATACATCCTGCAATATTACCAACTTTAGAAATTTTGTAAACTTCTCTAATCTCTACGTTACCTAATAATTCTTCTTTAGTGTCTGGAGATAACATACCTTCCATCGCATCTTTAAGATCATTAATTGCATCGTAAATAATAGAATAAGTTCTGATATCAACTTCTTCTGTATCTGCTAATTGTCTTGCATTTCCTGCAGGCCTAACATTAAATCCTACAATAATTGCATCAGAAGCAGAAGCTAATAATACATCAGACTCCGTAATTGCACCAACACCTTTATGTAAAATATTTACTTGAATCTCTTCAGTAGATAATTTTTGGAAAGAATCTGTTAATGCTTCTACAGAACCATCCACATCTCCTTTTAAGATGATGTTTAACTCTTTAAAGTCTCCTAACGCAATACGACGACCAATTTCATCTAAAGTAAGAGTTTTTTGAGTTCTTACAGATTGCTCACGTTGTAATTGAGAACGCTTTGATGCTATTTGTTTAGCTTCTCTTTCGTCTTCAAAAACATTAAACTTATCTCCTGCTTGAGGTGCTCCGTCTAATCCTAAAATAGATACAGGCGTAGATGGTGGAGCTGCTTCAACGTTTTTACCACGTTCATCAAACATTGCTCTTACTTTACCAGAGTGTTTACCTGCTAAAATATAATCACCTATTTTTAAAGTACCTGCTTGAACCATAATGGTTGAAACATATCCTCTACCTTTATCTAATTGTGCTTCTACAACTGTACCAACTGCTGATTTATTTGGATTAGCTTTTAATTCTAAAATTTCAGATTCTAAAACTACTTTCTCTAATAAATCTTCAACACCTAATCCTGTTTTTGCAGAAATTTCTTGGCATTGGTATTTACCACCCCAATCTTCAACCAACATATCCATGCTAGCTAATTGTTGCTTAACATTATCTGGA
Above is a genomic segment from Wenyingzhuangia fucanilytica containing:
- a CDS encoding cold-shock protein — encoded protein: MKKGTVKFFNESKGFGFIIDDETQQDYFVHISGLIDEVREGDAVEFDLKEGRKGLNAVDVKAL
- a CDS encoding Nif3-like dinuclear metal center hexameric protein, with amino-acid sequence MKIKEITSYIEKLAPLSYAEDFDNVGLLVGNYHTEVTGVLVTLDTLEQTVDEAIQKNCNLIVSFHPIIFDGLKKFNGNSYVERVVMKAIKHDIAIYATHTALDNSFNGVSAKMCEVLELKNKEVLIPQKGTIKKLITFVPVHNADSVREALFEVGAGAIGNYSECSFNINGTGTFNGNENSNPVVGTKGTTSKEQETQIGITFPKHLESKVLKTLLKTHPYEEVAYEITTLENTNQHIGIGMIGELSTPMLSKDFLSYVKNKMNTECIRHSAPLTSKIKKVAVLGGSGSFGINAAISKGADAYITADFKYHEFYKAEGKILITDIGHYESEQFTKNLLVDYLKENFRNFAIILSDKSTNPIYYS
- a CDS encoding T9SS type A sorting domain-containing protein — encoded protein: MKVTSFKSKVFLLIITSIITINANAQNEPFNCVYNAYLFQYNDVYAVNLASGTSLLVAEDITENSINASAYNNVDGYLWGFLKNEPKTLIRIGNDFSTNKFTINSIPDDAIFSFVGDINVDGIYHYKVSKSIYKVDLNPNSDNYLEFIESFELTQNINVHDWAFNVNDNNLYTVEKNSNHLYRINTETKVMTDLGIVPILIGNDYTYGAVYFDVDGNLYVSANQTGTIYRIKNVHNITTNGYIDSNLFAYGPASASNDGARCPSAPVPDEDCSNGKDDDGDGLIDCDDPACSGVESCPTITLTTSANKGGLESNNRLSQKITARNYLRSKTNYDFDSKKAPTFKPSNKIYLGQKTMVGIEDFIPYDGVKNTEAKITTPSDLINLTNAKKIFSVDYVNTQQQTVASILTMETENGVYEHTKYICDRLLGAEILGINTFYINDEMFIKTTIKSPSGEIEHVISFAVSDNGSGYDVESHWNLDKYTQNISYYNYQVWSNSVDDLYRLTSKILEMFSNVKPITSYKNSTPPYVYVKSGNYKNGKLTLNIVNTNNATNIKIKGGLRASETSDTETIDSDIEIDSYNTKIEFEAKSLFDFGFRIEGNNGGTPDDVFMADGAWGVDASAKNTEVISFDVSPQEDIITDGSYMVERGINLSAKTTEYVSVYKAFTPRFNAIDLQEYNTLKLNLKGTGKLSIVIMKEDVQHWEDQHKYTVELTNETTTKEILLSDFKNSHNESIKMSNVTMMVFVLTNENIGTEEYKSVSLENIEFKQAENLSNNNITFNQQVQINPNPIKTNTTISYYSNINSNYELSIFDITGKRINMMTGNTQLGNNNINYNKTNEENGVYVFKLKITNGQSYTGKLIFSN
- a CDS encoding zinc ribbon domain-containing protein — encoded protein: MATKQEVSVEDKLRALYNLQLIDSRIDEIISVQGELPLEIEDLDSEIAGLSTRIEKLNQDVAGFETEISNRKSSILESKELVKKYTEQQKSVRNNREFDSLTKEAEFQELEIELAEKRIKEAYAKIEQKKEIIARTTEKLNAQQSHLDHKKSELDAILKETENEQNELNKLSEQMAEKIDNHLLVAYKRIRKSVVNGLAVVPIERGAAGGSYFTIPPQVQIEIASRKKITIDEYSGRILVDAALAEEEREKLSSIIK